Proteins co-encoded in one Acidovorax sp. 69 genomic window:
- a CDS encoding MFS transporter — MTVPQSPLAAPDAETASVYRHSGFMSFLIARVVAVVATQVQAVVVAWQVYDLTREPLALAYVGLAQFLPMLCLLLPAGDLIDRFDRKRILALSWSVGALCSALLWGLAGHGASGVAGIYAVLVLYGCSRAFSGPAMQSLLPQIVPRGQLAQAIAANSMLMRVASIGGPLLGGLLYALGGGELTYALCCACFVLGVALLLRVVVAHATAPGPAQGTMWQRFGAGIAFIRSRPIILGTISLDLFAVLLGGVVALLPIYAQEVLHVGPAGLGALRSAMAVGEVSAGLYLSMRPFNRNVGRTMFIAVAVFGMANLVFALSTLFWLSFAALMVAGAADMVSVYIRGALVQFSTPDTMRGRVNAVNMLFIGSSNELGEFRAGTSAAWLGVVPAAIVGGLCTLGVVGGWALAFKPLREVDRFEEAANAH; from the coding sequence ATGACCGTACCCCAATCCCCTCTTGCGGCACCCGATGCCGAAACAGCCAGCGTCTACCGCCACTCCGGCTTCATGTCGTTTCTGATTGCCCGCGTGGTGGCTGTCGTTGCCACCCAGGTGCAGGCCGTGGTGGTGGCTTGGCAGGTGTATGACCTCACACGCGAACCGTTGGCACTGGCCTATGTGGGCCTGGCGCAGTTTCTGCCCATGCTGTGCCTGCTGCTGCCAGCGGGTGATCTGATCGACCGCTTTGATCGCAAACGGATCCTGGCATTGAGCTGGTCGGTGGGCGCCCTGTGCAGCGCACTGCTGTGGGGGCTGGCGGGCCACGGGGCCAGTGGTGTGGCTGGCATTTATGCCGTGCTGGTGCTGTACGGCTGTTCGCGCGCGTTCTCGGGCCCGGCGATGCAGAGCCTGCTGCCCCAGATCGTGCCGCGTGGCCAGCTGGCGCAGGCGATTGCTGCCAACAGCATGCTGATGCGGGTAGCCAGTATCGGGGGCCCCCTGCTGGGCGGTTTGCTCTACGCGCTGGGGGGTGGCGAGCTGACATATGCCCTATGCTGCGCCTGCTTTGTGCTGGGTGTGGCACTGCTGTTGCGCGTGGTGGTGGCGCATGCCACGGCCCCAGGCCCCGCGCAAGGCACCATGTGGCAGCGCTTTGGCGCGGGCATTGCGTTCATCCGCTCGCGGCCCATCATCCTGGGCACCATTTCGCTCGACCTGTTTGCCGTGTTGCTGGGCGGCGTGGTGGCCCTGCTGCCCATTTATGCCCAAGAGGTGCTGCATGTGGGCCCGGCGGGCCTGGGGGCGCTGCGCAGCGCCATGGCCGTGGGCGAGGTCAGTGCGGGGCTGTACCTGAGCATGCGGCCCTTCAACCGCAACGTGGGGCGCACCATGTTCATCGCTGTGGCGGTGTTTGGCATGGCCAATCTGGTGTTTGCGCTGTCCACACTGTTCTGGCTGTCGTTTGCGGCGCTGATGGTGGCGGGCGCGGCCGACATGGTGAGCGTGTACATCCGTGGCGCACTGGTGCAGTTCTCCACGCCCGACACCATGCGCGGGCGCGTGAACGCGGTCAACATGCTGTTCATCGGCTCATCCAACGAGCTGGGCGAATTCCGCGCGGGCACCAGCGCCGCGTGGCTGGGCGTGGTGCCAGCGGCCATTGTGGGCGGCCTGTGCACACTGGGTGTGGTGGGCGGCTGGGCGCTGGCCTTCAAGCCGTTGCGCGAAGTGGACCGGTTTGAAGAGGCGGCCAACGCGCATTGA
- a CDS encoding DHH family phosphoesterase gives MKKTILPLQLLVAPDKNDPSPLVLYHGRNCPDGFGAALAAWLYYGDDAEYLGLDHGDIKSVDDLPPVAGRTVYILDFSFSADILRAIDEHAAKLVMLDHHKSAAEKLTGFACRCGVVHFDMNKSGARLAWEFFHPHEPVPPLLQYVEDRDIWKWEFAESAGFLSALDMEAQSFARWREIASFTPEQLTLFMARGAAMDEKYRKLATDIAEGAQPLLFNGIEGLMVNAPGMFHSLVGDLLSAKTGTFALMWSAGAKGVKVGLRAQRNFDCIALAESMGGGGHAQACGFKMGVERLPELLTGTFNATAS, from the coding sequence ATGAAGAAAACCATTCTCCCCCTGCAACTGCTGGTTGCCCCCGATAAGAACGATCCCTCCCCGCTGGTGCTGTACCACGGGCGCAATTGCCCTGACGGTTTTGGCGCTGCGCTGGCCGCATGGCTTTACTACGGCGACGATGCTGAATACCTGGGGCTCGACCACGGTGATATCAAGTCGGTGGATGACCTGCCCCCCGTGGCGGGCCGCACGGTGTACATCCTAGATTTTTCGTTCTCTGCGGACATCCTGCGGGCCATCGACGAACACGCCGCCAAGCTGGTCATGCTGGACCACCACAAAAGCGCCGCCGAAAAACTCACCGGCTTTGCCTGCCGCTGCGGCGTGGTGCATTTCGACATGAACAAATCAGGCGCGCGCCTGGCGTGGGAGTTCTTCCACCCCCATGAGCCAGTGCCCCCGCTGCTCCAGTATGTGGAAGACCGCGACATCTGGAAATGGGAGTTTGCCGAGAGCGCAGGCTTCTTGTCGGCGCTGGACATGGAGGCACAGAGCTTTGCGCGCTGGCGCGAGATTGCATCCTTCACGCCCGAACAGCTCACGCTGTTCATGGCCCGTGGCGCCGCCATGGACGAGAAATACCGCAAGCTCGCCACCGACATCGCCGAAGGCGCACAGCCCCTGCTGTTCAACGGCATTGAAGGCCTGATGGTCAACGCGCCCGGCATGTTCCACAGCCTGGTGGGTGATCTGCTGTCGGCCAAGACCGGCACCTTCGCGTTGATGTGGAGCGCGGGCGCCAAGGGCGTCAAAGTGGGCCTGCGGGCGCAGCGCAATTTTGATTGCATTGCGCTGGCTGAAAGCATGGGCGGTGGCGGCCATGCACAGGCCTGTGGCTTCAAGATGGGTGTCGAACGCCTGCCCGAGTTGCTGACGGGCACCTTCAACGCAACGGCGTCTTAA
- a CDS encoding TerB family tellurite resistance protein, translated as MLKTIKDLFDSFIQPTPSQTLAQREHALQLATAVLLVEVVRSESSMDEAERTTMVAALRSKFALTDDELERLLELAVTTSQTAYDYQRFTGSLNDHFTQDQKIRLVEAMWQVAYADAHIDANENHTISKVAGLLHVTHGEYIAAKLRAKEASQH; from the coding sequence ATGCTCAAAACAATCAAAGACCTGTTTGACAGCTTTATCCAGCCCACCCCCAGCCAAACGCTTGCACAACGCGAGCACGCCTTGCAATTGGCTACGGCCGTGCTGCTGGTCGAGGTGGTTCGGTCCGAATCCTCCATGGACGAAGCCGAGCGCACCACCATGGTCGCCGCCCTTCGCAGCAAGTTTGCGCTGACCGATGACGAACTGGAACGCCTGCTGGAACTGGCCGTGACCACCTCCCAAACGGCCTACGACTACCAGCGTTTCACCGGCAGCCTGAACGATCACTTCACGCAAGACCAGAAAATCCGCCTGGTAGAGGCCATGTGGCAGGTGGCCTATGCCGACGCGCACATCGACGCCAACGAGAACCACACCATCAGCAAAGTGGCGGGCCTGCTGCATGTGACACATGGCGAATACATCGCCGCCAAGCTCAGGGCTAAAGAAGCAAGCCAACACTGA
- a CDS encoding ankyrin repeat domain-containing protein, with product MSGGDWKEMYGAAVDGDLALVRHHIDAGVNPNYQPPEILCTPLVASLIHGHDEIARYLLEQGADPQLRSDFDDMTPLEAARRHRRTELVTLLQARGAKDERKPFWWRWLSV from the coding sequence ATGTCGGGAGGCGACTGGAAGGAAATGTACGGCGCTGCGGTAGACGGCGACCTGGCACTGGTGCGCCACCATATTGATGCGGGCGTGAACCCCAACTACCAGCCCCCCGAGATTTTGTGCACGCCGCTGGTCGCCAGCCTCATCCACGGGCACGACGAGATTGCGCGCTACCTTCTGGAGCAGGGTGCGGACCCGCAGTTGCGGTCTGACTTTGACGACATGACCCCGCTGGAAGCTGCACGCCGCCACCGGCGCACGGAGCTTGTGACGCTGCTGCAGGCACGGGGCGCGAAGGACGAGCGCAAGCCGTTCTGGTGGCGCTGGCTGTCCGTGTAG
- a CDS encoding pseudouridine synthase, which translates to MPHPLHILWRDEHLVAVYKPAGWLVHRTGLDAGETRFVMQTLRDQLGQHVYPVHRLDKGTCGVLVMALHSDAARALSQAFERHATHKRYLALVRGWAPEQIDVDHALRPDDAPPDAAVQDAHTRFQRLAQVTLPEPSDPRFATTRASLVEATPTTGRRHQIRRHLKHLAHPILGDATHGKGPLNRWWAERLGQQRLWLHAWQLTVPHPVSGVEMTFDSGLQWPGPADWGFGLGTATDAEASPASDWQRLFAQLPWEATPTLAP; encoded by the coding sequence ATGCCCCATCCCTTGCACATCCTCTGGCGCGATGAGCACCTGGTCGCCGTCTACAAGCCTGCAGGCTGGCTGGTGCATCGCACCGGGCTGGATGCAGGCGAAACGCGGTTTGTGATGCAGACCCTGCGCGACCAGTTGGGCCAGCATGTGTACCCCGTGCACCGGCTGGACAAGGGCACCTGCGGCGTTCTGGTGATGGCGCTACACAGCGATGCAGCGCGCGCGCTGTCGCAGGCGTTTGAGCGCCACGCCACCCACAAGCGCTACCTGGCCCTCGTGCGCGGCTGGGCGCCCGAACAGATCGATGTAGACCACGCTTTGAGGCCTGATGACGCGCCCCCGGACGCGGCGGTGCAGGATGCCCACACCCGTTTTCAAAGGCTGGCGCAGGTCACATTGCCCGAGCCCAGCGATCCGCGTTTTGCGACCACGCGCGCCTCGCTGGTGGAGGCCACCCCCACCACCGGGCGGCGCCACCAGATTCGCCGCCACCTCAAGCACCTGGCGCACCCCATCCTTGGCGACGCCACACACGGCAAAGGCCCCCTCAACCGCTGGTGGGCCGAGCGGCTGGGGCAGCAAAGACTGTGGTTGCATGCGTGGCAACTGACCGTGCCGCACCCGGTATCGGGTGTTGAGATGACGTTTGACAGTGGGCTGCAATGGCCTGGACCCGCAGACTGGGGCTTTGGGTTGGGCACCGCAACAGATGCAGAGGCCAGCCCCGCCTCCGACTGGCAGCGCCTGTTTGCACAGCTGCCCTGGGAAGCTACGCCTACCTTGGCCCCGTAA
- a CDS encoding nitronate monooxygenase family protein, with protein MTAPAANRVLAHTGARYPIIQAPMGWIARTQLASAVSRAGGLGVIETSSGETANCQAEITKMSALGLPFGVNLPIRFLKDDAMLRFVCASGVKFVTTSAGSPAKFIAPLKDAGITVYHAVPTVDAALKCVDAGIDGLVVEGGEGGGFKNPEEVSTLVLLQAIRARTDVPLVAAGGICDGRGMAAAFALGAEAVQMGTRFVSCAESPVHANYKNAIVDAGVTGTWMLNTKASPCIRALKSQRTQQIHEAGLMPADSFAGIQRVYFDGDMEAAPALAGQTVGLIDSIKTAQQIIDDTVSEFFAISRRMGAMEAARSFG; from the coding sequence ATGACCGCACCCGCCGCCAACCGCGTCCTCGCCCACACCGGTGCGCGCTACCCCATCATCCAGGCACCCATGGGCTGGATCGCGCGCACGCAACTGGCGTCAGCGGTGTCCCGTGCGGGCGGGCTGGGCGTCATCGAGACGTCCTCTGGCGAGACCGCCAACTGCCAAGCCGAGATCACCAAGATGAGCGCGCTGGGCCTGCCGTTTGGCGTGAACCTGCCCATCCGCTTTCTCAAAGACGACGCCATGCTGCGTTTTGTGTGCGCATCGGGTGTGAAGTTTGTGACCACCTCGGCCGGCAGCCCAGCCAAGTTCATTGCACCACTGAAAGACGCGGGCATCACCGTGTACCACGCAGTGCCAACGGTGGACGCCGCGCTGAAATGTGTGGATGCAGGCATCGACGGCCTGGTGGTGGAAGGCGGTGAAGGCGGCGGCTTCAAGAACCCCGAAGAGGTCTCCACCCTGGTGCTGCTGCAAGCGATACGCGCCCGAACGGATGTGCCGCTGGTGGCTGCTGGCGGCATCTGCGACGGGCGTGGCATGGCCGCAGCCTTTGCATTGGGCGCCGAGGCTGTGCAGATGGGTACGCGTTTTGTGAGCTGCGCCGAGAGCCCGGTGCACGCCAACTACAAAAATGCCATCGTTGATGCGGGTGTGACCGGCACCTGGATGCTCAACACCAAGGCCAGCCCCTGTATCCGCGCGCTCAAATCGCAGCGCACCCAGCAGATTCATGAAGCGGGGCTGATGCCAGCCGACAGCTTTGCGGGCATCCAGCGCGTGTACTTTGATGGCGATATGGAGGCCGCCCCCGCACTCGCGGGGCAGACGGTGGGGCTGATCGACTCAATCAAGACAGCGCAACAGATCATTGACGACACGGTGTCGGAATTTTTTGCCATCAGCCGGCGCATGGGCGCCATGGAGGCGGCACGATCCTTCGGCTGA
- a CDS encoding two-component system response regulator, producing the protein MFLQTDGQAPLSTVLVVDDTRENLTVIGQLLRPQYQVRVANSGQRALQVAQTEPIPDIILLDVMMPEMDGYAVLASLRAHPQTRDIPVIFVTALDAVADEERGLQAGAVDYVAKPIKPAVLLARVRTHLELKAARDWLADQNSYLDAEVQRRMAENELIKDFSLHAMATLAEKRDNETGNHLHRTQAYIEALMEHLKDHPRFHALLGAPHQRHQIAKAAPLHDIGKVGIPDAILLKPGRLTPEEFEVMKTHARIGADAIEEAIRSVLDMSRGKQQLPSPDLMKPALQFLETARQIAAGHHEKWDGSGYPSGLQGDAIPMSARLMAIADVFDALISRRHYKLAFTLDDAVDIIRKGRGQHFDPDICDAFLILVPQFAAIAERFSDHPSVAH; encoded by the coding sequence ATGTTTCTTCAAACCGATGGCCAAGCCCCGCTCAGCACTGTGCTGGTGGTGGACGACACTCGCGAAAACCTGACGGTGATCGGGCAGTTGCTGCGCCCGCAGTACCAGGTGCGGGTGGCCAACTCCGGCCAACGGGCGCTGCAAGTTGCCCAAACCGAGCCGATCCCCGACATCATCCTGCTCGATGTGATGATGCCGGAGATGGACGGCTACGCGGTGCTGGCGTCGCTGCGCGCGCATCCACAGACGCGCGACATTCCAGTGATCTTCGTGACCGCACTTGACGCAGTGGCCGATGAGGAAAGGGGTTTACAGGCGGGGGCGGTGGACTACGTGGCCAAGCCCATCAAACCAGCGGTGCTACTGGCCCGTGTGCGGACGCACCTGGAACTCAAGGCCGCACGCGACTGGCTGGCCGACCAGAACAGCTACCTCGACGCCGAAGTGCAGCGCCGGATGGCCGAAAACGAACTCATCAAGGACTTCAGCCTGCATGCCATGGCCACATTGGCCGAGAAGCGCGATAACGAAACAGGCAACCACCTGCACCGCACCCAGGCCTATATCGAGGCACTGATGGAGCATCTCAAGGACCACCCCCGATTCCACGCGCTGCTGGGAGCCCCCCACCAGCGCCATCAGATCGCCAAGGCAGCACCGCTGCATGACATTGGCAAGGTGGGTATTCCGGACGCCATCCTGCTCAAGCCGGGGCGACTCACCCCCGAAGAATTCGAGGTGATGAAGACCCATGCTCGCATTGGCGCCGACGCCATTGAGGAGGCCATTCGCAGCGTGCTCGACATGAGCCGCGGCAAGCAACAGTTGCCGTCCCCCGATCTGATGAAGCCGGCGCTGCAGTTCCTCGAAACAGCCCGCCAAATTGCAGCGGGTCACCACGAAAAATGGGATGGCTCCGGCTACCCCAGTGGCCTGCAGGGTGACGCTATCCCAATGTCGGCCCGGTTGATGGCCATTGCCGATGTCTTTGACGCGCTGATCTCGCGACGGCACTACAAGCTGGCCTTTACCCTGGATGACGCCGTGGACATCATCCGCAAGGGTCGCGGCCAGCACTTTGACCCAGACATTTGCGACGCCTTTTTGATTCTGGTGCCACAATTCGCAGCGATTGCCGAGCGTTTCTCAGACCACCCCAGCGTTGCGCATTAG
- a CDS encoding histidine phosphatase family protein: MVLWGDAAAAQAPAVFEEKLVDAALLTQVQGGGFVLYLRHGATDSSRADRAPSVDLHDCTTQRVLSDAGRKQASALGQILQRARIPVGEVIHSPLCRARESAQLTFANQPQLLRSEPLLAYTANLTTDEKNR; encoded by the coding sequence ATGGTGCTATGGGGAGACGCTGCAGCGGCGCAGGCCCCTGCAGTCTTTGAGGAGAAACTGGTCGATGCCGCTTTACTCACCCAAGTGCAGGGCGGTGGTTTTGTGCTGTACCTGCGCCACGGTGCTACCGACAGCAGCAGGGCCGACCGAGCCCCCAGCGTGGATTTGCACGACTGCACCACCCAGCGCGTGCTCAGCGATGCCGGACGCAAACAAGCCAGCGCGCTGGGCCAGATCCTGCAGCGCGCGCGCATCCCGGTGGGCGAGGTAATTCACAGCCCGCTGTGCCGGGCCAGGGAGAGCGCACAACTCACCTTTGCCAACCAGCCCCAACTGCTGCGTTCCGAGCCACTGCTGGCTTATACAGCCAACCTCACCACGGATGAAAAAAACCGGTGA
- a CDS encoding ATP-binding protein yields the protein MALILGAGFGYAVQHHTNTVQRHAFQSQEEDIRVAMQAENITRKLLEVKLRLAKALAASKAQQIDEGQAYQLHTLIVDETAALEKSLTDLTSSQDFRHIRSAYPDALSAFKEFRQFALMSTDQMSIDQSLAGEHLISATTYYGTFALRMGDIAKAFMFHAGENAAQTRSELQDFSARMTLYSALAVTAFLAVWFGLSLSTSRQLDRLNSILQKLSRGENGLGNYRTFSQIKAMAERKGTLIGDMADAVLAFQKTQDERRMALADLHDREELHASIISQAPIGIVVVDSQTLQFISFNDATFESLGYTREEFSALSLYNLQAQLNPEQVDAKVRNIVALGGLDFETQRLDKHGNTRDFWVSMRPLHLQDRDCMTGIWMDITTRKQAERELTRYRDELEQLVGERTLDLEKTSQALAQQTLELQHTNAQLRSAKAMADDANLAKSAFLANMSHEIRTPMNAIIGLTHLIRRDATNHHQRQQLDKVSGAAMHLLSVINDILDFSKIEAGKMTLDPTDFELEKVITNVFTITGDKAESKGLEVTAELGNVPPTLHGDGVRLGQILTNFMGNAVKFTENGSVSLRAFVTHSEDNQVTVRFEVRDTGIGLSPEQQNKLFVAFQQADVSTTRTHGGTGLGLAISRRLADLMGGQVGIRSEPGKGSTFWFEAPFGVGANAVPAPLNKPCPPKPACW from the coding sequence GTGGCGTTGATTCTGGGAGCAGGGTTTGGCTACGCCGTGCAACACCACACCAATACGGTGCAACGGCATGCCTTTCAAAGCCAGGAAGAAGATATCCGGGTCGCCATGCAGGCCGAAAACATCACCCGCAAGCTGCTAGAGGTCAAATTGCGCCTCGCAAAGGCACTGGCAGCCAGCAAGGCCCAGCAAATTGATGAAGGCCAGGCGTACCAGTTGCACACCCTGATCGTGGACGAAACTGCAGCGCTTGAGAAAAGCCTGACGGATCTGACCTCATCCCAAGACTTCCGGCATATCAGATCGGCTTATCCAGATGCCCTGAGCGCGTTCAAGGAGTTCCGCCAGTTTGCACTGATGAGCACCGACCAGATGTCCATCGACCAGTCGCTGGCGGGTGAACACCTGATCAGCGCCACCACTTACTACGGCACCTTTGCACTGCGCATGGGCGATATCGCCAAGGCCTTCATGTTCCACGCCGGCGAGAACGCCGCGCAGACGCGCAGCGAGTTGCAGGACTTCAGTGCCCGGATGACGCTTTACAGCGCCCTGGCTGTGACTGCCTTTCTGGCGGTGTGGTTCGGACTTTCGCTCTCCACATCCCGGCAACTGGACCGGCTCAACAGTATTCTGCAAAAACTCTCGCGGGGAGAAAACGGACTCGGTAACTACCGTACCTTTTCCCAGATCAAGGCAATGGCAGAGCGCAAGGGCACCCTTATTGGCGACATGGCCGACGCAGTGCTGGCTTTTCAGAAGACCCAGGACGAGCGGCGCATGGCATTGGCCGATCTGCATGACCGGGAAGAACTGCACGCCAGCATAATCAGCCAGGCCCCCATTGGCATCGTGGTGGTCGACTCGCAGACCCTGCAGTTCATCAGTTTCAATGACGCCACCTTTGAGTCACTGGGCTACACCCGCGAGGAGTTCTCCGCACTGAGCCTGTACAACCTTCAAGCGCAACTGAATCCCGAACAGGTGGACGCCAAGGTGCGCAATATCGTTGCACTGGGGGGGCTGGATTTTGAAACCCAGCGCTTGGACAAACACGGCAACACAAGGGACTTCTGGGTGTCGATGCGCCCCCTGCATCTGCAAGACCGCGACTGCATGACTGGCATCTGGATGGATATCACCACCCGCAAGCAGGCCGAGCGCGAGCTGACGCGCTACCGCGACGAGCTGGAACAACTGGTCGGCGAACGCACCCTTGATCTGGAGAAAACCAGCCAGGCCCTGGCCCAGCAAACCCTGGAGCTGCAACATACCAACGCCCAGTTGCGCAGCGCCAAAGCCATGGCCGATGACGCCAACCTAGCCAAAAGCGCGTTCCTGGCCAATATGAGCCACGAAATTCGCACGCCCATGAACGCCATCATCGGGCTCACTCACCTGATCCGGCGCGACGCGACCAACCATCACCAGCGCCAACAGTTGGACAAGGTGTCTGGCGCTGCCATGCACTTGCTGTCCGTGATCAACGACATCCTGGATTTCTCGAAGATCGAAGCGGGCAAGATGACGCTGGACCCTACCGACTTCGAGCTGGAGAAGGTCATCACCAACGTGTTCACCATCACGGGTGACAAGGCCGAATCCAAGGGGCTGGAGGTGACGGCAGAACTGGGCAACGTGCCGCCCACGCTCCATGGGGACGGCGTGCGGTTAGGGCAGATCCTCACCAACTTCATGGGCAATGCCGTCAAATTCACAGAAAACGGCAGCGTTTCGCTGCGCGCCTTTGTGACCCACAGCGAAGACAACCAGGTGACCGTGCGTTTTGAGGTGCGTGACACCGGCATCGGGCTGAGCCCTGAACAGCAGAACAAGCTCTTTGTTGCGTTTCAGCAAGCTGATGTATCCACCACCCGCACCCATGGAGGAACGGGCTTGGGGCTCGCCATTTCACGCCGCCTGGCCGACCTGATGGGCGGGCAGGTAGGCATACGCAGTGAGCCGGGCAAGGGCAGCACCTTCTGGTTTGAGGCTCCTTTTGGCGTCGGAGCCAATGCGGTGCCCGCCCCCCTGAACAAGCCCTGCCCCCCAAAACCCGCGTGCTGGTGA
- a CDS encoding response regulator: MLVIDDMEEARELLADMLTHLGARADAVSSGALALKAVAQADEIGDPYELLLTDWLMPGLNGTQTWQQICGLPLKHRPACILVSGSLSCPADELDAGPFAAFLPKPVLPKALQEVLARVWGQSQARDTVQNASPAPARFAPGMRLLLAEDNALNQEVAGELLRQLGFAVEMAGDGLIAIEQARRQRYDLILMDVQMPHMDGLEATRQIRALPGYEHTPIVAMTANAFAEDRAAALGAGMNDHLPKPVDPEQLRRVLAQQLPHAVQTADPPTPSARPATTMDNEAELRSKLEAIDGMDLTQGLRSLGNNFAALVRLLHRITVQHTQDAQQALHALRTGDLEEAQRILHTLKGLAGTAGLPGLQVAAQRAEAVVEASRSRPGTDTSSPLMEVSELLARLACSFDFLPNDTHPSTTALDQRGLQAALLRLRPLLASDDIDASAAYADLHMAMLKHYPQQAQALAQTIDDFDFVQALHLLDTIMASASSPLDALPASDTP, from the coding sequence GTGCTGGTGATCGATGACATGGAGGAAGCACGCGAACTGCTGGCCGACATGCTCACCCACCTGGGCGCCCGTGCCGATGCTGTCTCGTCCGGCGCCCTGGCGCTGAAGGCCGTGGCGCAAGCTGATGAAATCGGTGACCCCTACGAGCTGTTGCTGACCGATTGGTTAATGCCCGGTCTGAATGGCACCCAGACCTGGCAACAGATCTGTGGGCTGCCGTTGAAGCACCGGCCTGCATGCATTCTGGTCAGCGGCAGTCTCAGTTGTCCCGCCGACGAATTAGACGCAGGCCCCTTCGCCGCCTTTTTGCCCAAACCGGTGCTTCCCAAAGCGCTGCAGGAAGTCCTTGCACGTGTCTGGGGCCAATCCCAGGCACGCGATACCGTGCAGAATGCCTCCCCAGCGCCTGCGAGGTTCGCCCCCGGTATGCGATTGCTGCTGGCCGAAGACAACGCGCTCAACCAAGAGGTGGCAGGAGAACTCCTGCGCCAACTGGGCTTTGCGGTGGAGATGGCAGGAGACGGTCTCATCGCCATAGAACAGGCCCGCAGACAACGCTACGACCTGATCCTTATGGACGTTCAAATGCCCCACATGGACGGACTGGAGGCCACACGCCAGATCCGCGCCTTGCCCGGCTACGAACACACCCCCATCGTAGCCATGACGGCCAACGCCTTCGCCGAAGACCGCGCTGCCGCCCTGGGTGCGGGCATGAATGACCACCTGCCCAAGCCCGTAGACCCCGAACAGCTCAGACGGGTACTGGCGCAGCAGCTTCCACATGCCGTGCAGACAGCAGACCCGCCCACCCCTTCTGCGCGGCCAGCCACAACAATGGACAACGAAGCCGAACTGCGCTCTAAGCTGGAGGCGATCGATGGGATGGACCTCACACAGGGGCTGCGTTCGCTGGGCAACAACTTCGCCGCACTGGTGCGACTTCTGCACCGCATCACCGTGCAGCACACCCAGGACGCGCAGCAGGCCCTGCACGCCCTGCGGACAGGCGATCTGGAGGAAGCCCAGCGCATTCTGCACACCCTCAAGGGGTTGGCGGGCACTGCTGGCCTGCCAGGCCTGCAGGTGGCTGCCCAGCGTGCCGAGGCTGTGGTGGAGGCGTCGCGTTCCCGACCGGGCACCGACACGTCCAGCCCGTTGATGGAAGTTAGTGAGCTACTTGCGCGGCTGGCGTGTTCGTTCGACTTCCTGCCAAACGATACGCACCCATCAACAACTGCACTGGATCAACGTGGACTGCAGGCCGCCCTGCTGCGGCTGCGTCCCCTTTTGGCCAGTGACGATATCGATGCCAGTGCCGCCTATGCAGATCTGCATATGGCGATGCTGAAGCACTATCCACAACAGGCCCAGGCGCTGGCCCAGACCATCGACGACTTCGACTTTGTGCAGGCGCTGCACCTGCTCGACACCATCATGGCCTCAGCCAGCAGCCCCCTGGACGCACTGCCTGCTTCAGACACGCCCTGA